In Deinococcus reticulitermitis, the DNA window GTCGCGGGTGGGCACGCGAGGTGCTATCTTCCTGAGCAGTTCCGCCTGCTCCGCAGGTGAGAACGGGACCCCGGTCCCTCCTCCCGATCCCATCACCTGGGCACCCGGCCCGCGCAGGCGCTCAGCGCCGCGCCGCTGCAAACTGCCGTGCCGAGAAAGAGGCCTGACCTTGGAATCTACGCCGCGCGTTCCTCCACATAGCAACGACGCTGAGATCAGCGTGCTGGGCAGCGTCTTGCTCGACAACGACACCCTCGCTGCCCTCGGTGACACCGTCACGCCCGAGATGTTTTACCGCGAAGGCCACCGCAGGATCTTCGCCGCCATGCGGAGCTTGCAGGAGCACCGCGAGCCGGTCGACCTCGTGACCCTCACGGAGCACCTGCGTGTGTCCGGCGAACTCGACAACGTGGGCGGAATCGCCTACCTGATCGGGCTGTCCGAACAGGTGCCGACCGCCGCCTACGCCGAGCACTATGCGCGCATCGTGCAGGAAAAGCACACCCTGCGGCAGCTCATCAGCGCGTCGGGCAAGGCGATGCAGCTCGCCTACGAGCAACAGCTCCCGCTCGAAGACCTGCTCGACAAGGCCGAAAAGATGATCTTCGAGGTCGCCGAGCAGAAGAAAAAGGGCGAGGCGTACCAGGCGATGAACGAGGTCGTCTCGGACACCTTCGAGTACATCACGCTGCTGCACGCCAACAAGGGCATCCCCGACGGCGTGAGCAGCGGCTTTAAAGACCTCGACGAGCAGATTTCGGGCTTGCAGAAAGGCAGCCTGAACGTGCTCGCGGCGCGGCCCTCGATGGGCAAATGCGTGAGCGCCGACACCCTGATCGACGTGCCGGGCACCGGCGAGCGCCTGACCGTGGAAGAGTTCGTGCGCCAGCGCCGGCCCACGGTGCTGAGCGTATCGGCGACGGGTGAGGTCCGGGAAACGCGGGTAGGTGCGTGGATCGACAGCGGAATTAAGCCCGTGCGCCGCGTGACCACCCGCACGGGCCGCGTGGTGGAGACGACGCCGCACCATCCATTCCTGGGCGTGGACGGCTGGACGCCGCTCTATGACCTCCGCGTGGGAGACCGAATCGCCGTGCCGCGCGCGGTGCCGGTGTTCGGGGCGCGGGACGCCCTCAGCCCGGAGCGGGTGCGGCTGCTCGCTTATCTGCTCGCCGAGGGTGGGCTTACCCAGACCAGCCCCCGCTGGACGAACGCCGATCCCGAACTCGTAGAGGATTTCCGCGCCTGCCTCGCCACCGAGTTCCCGGAAGTGGAGATGGCGCGGAGTGAGCGGACGGGCATCGATTACCGCCTCAGCCGCCGCTGCGCGCCGGGCGAGCGCAAAGACCGGCCCAACCCGCTGACCGAGTGGCTGCGTGAGCTGGGGGTCTGGGGCAAGCACGCGGACGCCAAGGGGGTTCCAGCGGTGGTCTGGACCCTCACGAAACCGGCCCTCGCCTCTTTCCTGCGCGTGCTCCTCAGCTGTGACGGCACGATCTATGCGCTGGGCGGCAAGGCGCGCATCGAATTCACGGTGGCGAGTGGGGCGCTGGCTCGCGACGTGCATCACGCCCTCGTGCGCCTGGGCATTGTGAGCAAGCTGTGGCAAAAGACCGAGCGCTCATGGCGAGTGGAGATCACCGAGGGGCGCAGCGTGGCCGAGTATCAGACGCGCGTCGGCTGGCTGGGCGAGAAGGCGCGGCGGCAGATTCCGGTAAGCGCCGGAACGCGCAGCAACGTGGGGCACCCGCCCGCTGGAGCCTGGGCAGACGTGCGCCGGGCGGCGGGAATGCGGGGCCTGAGCCTCACGGCCCTCGCGCGGGCGGCGGGCGAGAAGACGGCGGGGGGATTCAATGCGCATACCGCGCGCGGTCTGCCTCAGATCCGTGCGGCCCGTTACGCTGCCGTCCTCGACGACGCGCACCTCGCCCTGCTCGGCAGCGACGAGCTGTACTGGGACGACATCGTCTCGATTGAGGACGTGGGGGAAAAGCAGGTCTATGACCTCAGCGTGCCGGGAGACGCCAACTTCGTCGCCGCCGACCTCTGCCTGCACAACACGGCCTTCGCCCTCTCCATCGCCCAGAACGTCGCCCTGCGCGGCGAAAAGACGGTCGCGGTCTTCAGTCTGGAGATGCCTGCCGTGCAACTCGCGCTGCGGATGCTGTGCGCCGAGGCGCGGGTGGACATGAACCGCATCCGGAGTGGGCATCTCGGGGAGCGCGATTTCGAACGCCTCGCGCACGCGGCGGGCCGGCTGGCCGAAGCGCCGATGGTGATTGACGACGAACCCGACCTCACGCTCAATGGCCTCAGGAGCAAGCTGCGGCGGATCGCGGCGCAAAAGGGACAGCTCGGCCTCGTCGTGGTCGACTACCTGCAATTGATGTCAGGCGGCAAGAGCGCGGGCGGCTCAGACAACCGCCAGCAGGAAATCAGCATGATCTCGCGCGGCCTCAAGGGGCTGGCGCGCGAGCTCGAGGTGCCGATCATCGTGCTCTCGCAGCTCTCGCGCGCGGTGGAGAGCCGGCCCAACCACCGCCCCATGCTCTCGGACCTGAGAGAATGCGTGACGGGCGACACGCTGGTGACGCTCGCCGACGGGCGCCGGCTTCCTATCCGTGACCTCGTGGGCGAGGCCCCGCAGGTGCTGGCGATGCGCGAGGACGGCAAAGTCGTTCCCGCCCAGAGCGACCTCGTCTGGGAAGTCGGGCAGCGGCCCGTGCTCGAACTCGTCACCCGCTCGGGGCGGCGCCTGCGCGCGACCGAGGGGCACCGGGTCTACCGGCTCGGCGGTTGGACCACGCTGGGCGAGGTGCAGCCCGGCGACCGCCTCGCCCTGGCGCGGCGCGTGCCCGAGCCTCAGGCGGCAGAGGCAGGCGAGTGGACGGAAGACCGCGTGGCTCTGCTCGCGCACCTGATCGGAGACGGGAGCTTCCTGACCGGGCAGCCGCTGCGGTACACGACGGCGTCGGAGGAGAACAGCGCCCTGGTCACCCCCGCGGCGCGGGACCTCGGCTCGACGGTAAGCCGGCACGCGGGGCGCGGCCACTGGCACGGGCTCGTGATCTCGGGCAACGGCAACCGCTGGCACCCGGCGGGGGTAGGCGCGTGGCTCAAGGGGCTGGGCATCTTCGGGCAGCGCTCGGCAGACAAGCGGGTGCCGGAGGCGATCTTCGGGCTCCCGAGCGATCTGGTGGCCATCTTCCTGCGTCATCTCTGGGCCACCGACGGTTGTATCCACGTCCGCGAGCGCGGGGGGAGCAGCCGGGTGTACTTCGCGAGCTGTAGCGAGGGTCTGGCCCGCGACGTGGCGGCTTTGCTGCTGCGGTTCGGAATCGTGGCGCGGCTGCGGGCCGTGGCTCAGCGCACGCAGCCGGTCTGGACCGTGGATGTGAGCGGCAGCGAGGCGCAACTCGCCTTCCTGGAGCGGATCGGCACCTTCGGGCCGCGCGTGGAGCCCGGGGCGCGGCTGCGGGCGCTGCTGGAAAGCCGGAGCGGCAACCCGAACGTGGACACCCTGCCGCGCGAGGTCTGGGAGCAGGTACGCGCCCGGATGAGCCAACGCGGCGTCACGGCGCGGGCGATGGCGGCGGCGCGGGGCACGGCCTACGGCGGCACCTCGCACTTCCGCTTCGCGCCGTCGCGGGCGGTGGTGGCCGATTACGCCGAGCAGCTGGATGACCCCCTGCTGCGCGAGTGGGCGCAGAGCGACCTGTACTGGGACGAGGTGGTCAGCCTGACGCCCGCCGGGGAAGACACCGTCTACGACCTGACGGTGCCGGGTCCGGCTTCCTGGCTCGCCGACGGACTGGTCAGTCACAACTCGGGCGCGATTGAGCAAGACGCCGATATCGTGATGTTCATCTACCGCGACGAGTACTACAACAAGGAAACCGATCAGCAGGGCATCGCTGAGATCATCATCGGCAAGCAGCGCAACGGCCCGGTGGGCACGGTCAGGCTGCAATTTCACAGCGCACACGTTCGCTTCAACGATCTTGCGCCGGAGGGAACGTAATGGCGGAAGATCAACTCAAAGCCCAGGCCCAGGGCACGGGTCAGCGCCGCCGTCGCCGCCGCCGGGGGAGTGCGCCGGCCCCCACACCGCGCCCCGGGCAGGTGACGAGCGCGACGAGCGTGCCGGTGCCGGCGACCCCCAAGAAACGCGGCCAGAAACGTGCGGCGGGCGAGCCCCGCATCGGGGTGGGCTGCATCGTGCTGCGCGGCGACGAGATCCTGCTGGTGCGCGAGCGTGGGCGCTGGTCCCTGCCCAAAGGTGGTCTCGAGGTCGGTGAGCTCGTGCAGGACGGGGCGAGGCGCGAGACCTTCGAGGAAACCGGGCTGGTCGTGGAGCTGCGCGACCTGGCGTTTATCGTCGAGTTTCAGGCGCAGACCTGGGGGCATCACCTCCAGTTCTTTTACACCGGGCGCGAGGTGGGCGGCACCTTGCAGCCGCGCGACCCCGACCGCGACGTGCAGGAGGCGCGTTTCGTGCCGATCCGGCAGCTGCGCGAGTTCATCCGCTTCCGCCCGCGGCTTGTCGCGCTCGAAACCTGGCTGCGCGAGCGCCGGCCCCGGCACTTCGTCTTCAACCTCGACCGCGAGCCCGCCATGCTCCGCAAGCGCCGCCGCGTCGGGGAAGACGGCGTGGTCGTGCCGATCCCCGAGCCTGAGGGCGACGGCGAGCCCGACTTGTAGCCCGGGCGCCCGGCGTCGGTGAAGGAAGGGGTCCCTTCACCGATTTTTGCCTCAGTCTATTTTGTTATCATCTAAATATGGAGAGGAGATTACGTAAGAAGGCGGGCAAGCCCGAACTGCCGGCGAGTGGGCGGGGCTACGTTCATGTGTGCCCGGGCTGCGGCGAGGCCCTGAGCCTGCACGATCTGCGCGACGGGGATCAGGCGTACTGGTGCGCTCACTGCGGGCGCGGGCACCGGGCAAGCAGTCC includes these proteins:
- the dnaB gene encoding replicative DNA helicase, translated to MESTPRVPPHSNDAEISVLGSVLLDNDTLAALGDTVTPEMFYREGHRRIFAAMRSLQEHREPVDLVTLTEHLRVSGELDNVGGIAYLIGLSEQVPTAAYAEHYARIVQEKHTLRQLISASGKAMQLAYEQQLPLEDLLDKAEKMIFEVAEQKKKGEAYQAMNEVVSDTFEYITLLHANKGIPDGVSSGFKDLDEQISGLQKGSLNVLAARPSMGKCVSADTLIDVPGTGERLTVEEFVRQRRPTVLSVSATGEVRETRVGAWIDSGIKPVRRVTTRTGRVVETTPHHPFLGVDGWTPLYDLRVGDRIAVPRAVPVFGARDALSPERVRLLAYLLAEGGLTQTSPRWTNADPELVEDFRACLATEFPEVEMARSERTGIDYRLSRRCAPGERKDRPNPLTEWLRELGVWGKHADAKGVPAVVWTLTKPALASFLRVLLSCDGTIYALGGKARIEFTVASGALARDVHHALVRLGIVSKLWQKTERSWRVEITEGRSVAEYQTRVGWLGEKARRQIPVSAGTRSNVGHPPAGAWADVRRAAGMRGLSLTALARAAGEKTAGGFNAHTARGLPQIRAARYAAVLDDAHLALLGSDELYWDDIVSIEDVGEKQVYDLSVPGDANFVAADLCLHNTAFALSIAQNVALRGEKTVAVFSLEMPAVQLALRMLCAEARVDMNRIRSGHLGERDFERLAHAAGRLAEAPMVIDDEPDLTLNGLRSKLRRIAAQKGQLGLVVVDYLQLMSGGKSAGGSDNRQQEISMISRGLKGLARELEVPIIVLSQLSRAVESRPNHRPMLSDLRECVTGDTLVTLADGRRLPIRDLVGEAPQVLAMREDGKVVPAQSDLVWEVGQRPVLELVTRSGRRLRATEGHRVYRLGGWTTLGEVQPGDRLALARRVPEPQAAEAGEWTEDRVALLAHLIGDGSFLTGQPLRYTTASEENSALVTPAARDLGSTVSRHAGRGHWHGLVISGNGNRWHPAGVGAWLKGLGIFGQRSADKRVPEAIFGLPSDLVAIFLRHLWATDGCIHVRERGGSSRVYFASCSEGLARDVAALLLRFGIVARLRAVAQRTQPVWTVDVSGSEAQLAFLERIGTFGPRVEPGARLRALLESRSGNPNVDTLPREVWEQVRARMSQRGVTARAMAAARGTAYGGTSHFRFAPSRAVVADYAEQLDDPLLREWAQSDLYWDEVVSLTPAGEDTVYDLTVPGPASWLADGLVSHNSGAIEQDADIVMFIYRDEYYNKETDQQGIAEIIIGKQRNGPVGTVRLQFHSAHVRFNDLAPEGT
- a CDS encoding NUDIX hydrolase, with protein sequence MAEDQLKAQAQGTGQRRRRRRRGSAPAPTPRPGQVTSATSVPVPATPKKRGQKRAAGEPRIGVGCIVLRGDEILLVRERGRWSLPKGGLEVGELVQDGARRETFEETGLVVELRDLAFIVEFQAQTWGHHLQFFYTGREVGGTLQPRDPDRDVQEARFVPIRQLREFIRFRPRLVALETWLRERRPRHFVFNLDREPAMLRKRRRVGEDGVVVPIPEPEGDGEPDL